In a single window of the Bacillota bacterium genome:
- a CDS encoding aminomethyl-transferring glycine dehydrogenase subunit GcvPB (acts in conjunction with GvcH to form H-protein-S-aminomethyldihydrolipoyllysine from glycine; forms a heterodimer with subunit 1 to form the P protein): EDAVLNANYLQARLKGIYPLPHDRICMHEFVLEGHLPGAEGIRALDIAKRLMDYGIHPPTNYFPLIVPEALMIEPTETESREMLDAFVEAMVKIAEEARSNPNVLHEAPHGTPVSRMDEVRAARQPVLRWRLQS; encoded by the coding sequence GCGAGGATGCCGTGCTCAATGCCAACTATCTGCAGGCGCGCCTCAAAGGCATCTATCCACTGCCTCACGATCGCATCTGCATGCACGAGTTCGTCCTTGAAGGGCACCTGCCAGGGGCAGAGGGCATTCGCGCGTTGGATATCGCCAAGCGGTTGATGGACTATGGCATCCACCCGCCTACCAACTACTTCCCGCTCATCGTGCCTGAGGCCCTGATGATCGAACCCACAGAGACGGAGAGCAGAGAAATGTTGGATGCTTTTGTGGAGGCCATGGTCAAGATCGCTGAAGAAGCACGCAGCAACCCTAATGTCCTGCACGAGGCGCCACACGGGACGCCGGTCAGCCGCATGGATGAGGTGCGCGCCGCGCGTCAGCCCGTACTGCGGTGGCGCCTCCAGAGTTGA